GGTGTTCACTTTGCGCTGTTTGAGCGATCACCTTACCCGTGAAGAATGTCCTTGAAAGGGTTTGTCTATGAAAATCACATTTGCCGCCCCCGCCGCGCCCGCCACCGGCAGCGTCGTCGCCACTGTTTACGAAGGGGGTGTGTTATCGGCTTCGGCGAAAACGCTGGACGACGCCACCAAGGGCGCCCTCAGTCGGGCGATCAAAGCCGCCCATTTTAAGGGCTCGGCGAAGCATTCCCTGACGGTTTTGACGCCGGGCGGATCGAAGCTCGACCGTGTGGTGTTGATGGGGCTGGGCAAGGCCGCCAAAGCCGACGCCCTGGCGCTTCAGGCGCTGGGCGGACGGGCGTTTAAGGCGCTGAACACCCACGCTCGCGGAGGGGCGACGATCATGGTTGACGCCATTGACGGCTGCACTCTGAACGCGCCCGAAATCGCCGCTGAAATCGGCTATGGCGCGCTTTTGGCCGCGTATACGTTTGATAAATATCGCACCAAGAAAAAATCTCATGGGGCGCCGCCGCTCAAATCTCTATCCGTTCAAAGTATGGAACCCGCCAAGGCGCGCAAGGCTTTTTCACAATTGTCGAAAATTGCCGATGGGGTGTTCTTGACCCGCGATCTGGTCTCGGAACCGGCCAATGTCCTTTACCCGGAAACCCTGGCCGAGCACGCCAAGGATCTGAGCAAATTAGGCGTCACGGTCGAGGTCTTAGATAAGAAAAAGATTAAAAGCCTGGGCATGGGGGCGCTGTTGGGCGTCGCCCAGGGTAGTGCCCACGACCCGCGCGTGGTGGTGATGCAATGGGTCGGCGCGCCCGCCGACAAGGGCAAAAATCCCGAAGCGCCGATCGCCTTTATCGGCAAGGGGGTAACGTTCGATTCGGGCGGCATTTCGATCAAGCCGTCGGCCGGCATGGAAGACATGAAGTGGGACATGGGCGGGGCCG
This genomic window from Varunaivibrio sulfuroxidans contains:
- a CDS encoding leucyl aminopeptidase; this translates as MKITFAAPAAPATGSVVATVYEGGVLSASAKTLDDATKGALSRAIKAAHFKGSAKHSLTVLTPGGSKLDRVVLMGLGKAAKADALALQALGGRAFKALNTHARGGATIMVDAIDGCTLNAPEIAAEIGYGALLAAYTFDKYRTKKKSHGAPPLKSLSVQSMEPAKARKAFSQLSKIADGVFLTRDLVSEPANVLYPETLAEHAKDLSKLGVTVEVLDKKKIKSLGMGALLGVAQGSAHDPRVVVMQWVGAPADKGKNPEAPIAFIGKGVTFDSGGISIKPSAGMEDMKWDMGGAGVVIGLMKALAGRKAKVNVVGIVGLVENMPSGTAQRPGDIVTSMSGQTIEVLNTDAEGRLVLADALWYCKERFKPKAMIDLATLTGAIIVALGSEHAGLFSNNDALSEQITAAGKAVGEHVWRLPMGTAYDKMLDSQVADVQNISSGGRGAGSITAAQFLKRFVGDVPWAHIDIAGVTWSKTDAPTRAKGATGFGVRLLDRFVAEYGEK